A stretch of DNA from ANME-2 cluster archaeon:
TTGGTACAAGACTAAGTTCGCATTTCAAGAAAAAAGAATTTCTAAAATTTGGTGTTCTGGCTGCCAATTTAATTAAAAATTATAAGGATTTTACTCATCTTACCTTCGAAACCAAAATGCTCAACAGCAAGAACGATGAGGTGGATATTGAAATTACCAGTAGGGTGCTTCTCAATAGTCAGGGTAAGCTAATCGGTCTTCATGGACTGACCAGAGACATCACCGAGCGCAAGCTGGCAGAAAAAGCAATGCAAGAGAGCGAAGAACGGTTCAGGACTATCGTTGAGACAGCTCCCAGTCTCCTTATGATTACTGATGCAAAGGGTAATAACCTATACGTCAGCCCTAACTGTGAAGAGATTACAGGTTACACCCAGGAAGAACTGCAGGGTGAACTGCTATGGTGGGTGCATGAGGATGACGCTCAAAGGGCGAAGGAAATCTTTGCTCACACCTTCCGCAATGGGGTGGGATACAAAAACTTCGAATACAAGATAGTCAAAAAGAATGATGGAATGCGGCATGTTTCAAGCTCCTGGGAGCCGCTTAAAGATGAAGAAGGGAAGTTTGAGGGGATTGTCTTCCAGACGATTGACATCACCGAGCGCAAGCAGGCAGAAGAAGCACTGCAAAAACTCAATGAGAAACTTGAGCAGCGTGTTCACGACCGTACTGTCGAGCTTGAGAAAAAGAACGCAGAACTTGAGAGGATGAACAAGCTATTTATAGGACGTGAGATCCGGATGGCTGAACTCAAGAAACAGATCGTTGAGCTTGAAAAGGATGTCGAAGCTTATAGAAATGCGGGGGATAAGACGACATGACATTGGAAGATTTAAGTCAAACCTTGCGACGGCACATCCAACCGCAGCAGAATTGCGGGGTATAGTGATGAAAATAAAAAAGAACACTCTGATACGTAGTTATGCCCTGAGTATGGGCATAGAAGCAGCTACAGACCTGATCTCAGAAAAAATAAACAGCGCTGTCCTGGAGGAGAAAGAACTCTATACTGAAGAAGAGACTGCCAAGATATATGGTGAGCTGATAAAAGAGGGGGGTTTAATCGGAATAGTCGCGCAAAATCTTGTGGTCCAATTAGAGCGAAAGAGGTCAGAAGAGCAGACATTGCTACTTGATAATATTGAACACCAGATCTGGTACCTGACTGATAAAGAGACCTATGGTGTTGTAAATAAAGCCCATGCTAAATTCTTAGGGCTGGAAAAGGAGGAATTAGAAGAAAGGGATCTGCACGACATAATTGGTGTGGAAGAAGCCGATATTTGCATTGCTAATAATAGAGAGGTCTTTGAGAAGAAAAAGCAGTCACATATAGAGGAATGGATTAAGAATGGGAAGGGGGAAACGCGTTTACTGTCTATTACAAGGACGCCGAAAATAGACGATAATGGAAATGTTGAATATGTGATCTGTGCAGCAGAAGACATCACCGAGCGAAAAAAAGCGGAGGAGAAAATAAAAGAAGCAGATATAATTATAAATAAAAGTCCTGCTGTGGCTTTCACTTGGAAAAACGAGTGCGGCTGGCCGGTGAAGTATATTTCGGAAAATGTTAAAAAGTTTTTAGGTTATTCTTCTGAGGACTTTCTGTCCCGGAAAATAAGCTACGCAGATTGTATTTATCCAGATGATCTCAAGCGAGTAGAACAAGAGGTAGCAGATTCCACTGAAAAAGAGGACATAGATGAATTTGTTCATGAACCGTATAGAATATTAACAAAAGATAATAATGTGAAGATTGTCAAGAATTGGACCTTTATTGTAAGGGACTTTGAAGGAAAAATCACCCATTATAAAGGAATTATTGAAGACATCACCGAGCGCAGGCAAGTTGAGGAGGCGTTGCTTGAGAGCGAAGAAAAATTCCGTTTGCTGACAGAGAATTCTGTTGATTGTGTCTGGATGTTGGATCAAAAGCTGAAATTTACTTATCTAAGCCCTTCTACGGAAAGAATATTAGGCTATAAACCGGAACAGATGATTGGTACAAATCTAAGCTCGCATTTCAAGAAAAAAGAGTTTTTAAAGATTAGTGCTCTGGCTGCCAATGCTATTAAAAATTATAAGACTTTTACTCATCTTACCTTCGAAACCAAAATGCTCAACAGCAAGAAAGATGAAGTGGATATTGAAATTACCAGTAGGCTGCTTTTTAATAATCAGGGTAAACTAATCGGTTTTCAGGGACTGACCAGAGACATCACCGAGCGCAAGCGGGCAGATGAGGAGCTGCAGGAGAGCGAGGAGAAGTTTAGAAAACTGACAGAGCATTTGCCTGTTGCAATAGCAGTTATAGATAAAAATGAAAAGACCGAGTATGCGAATAGAAAATATTTTGAGACAATTGGAAACATTTATGAGACTCCAAATTTAACAGATTGGTTCCTTCGCGTTTATCCTGATGAAGAATACCGAAAATATGTAATCGAAAAGTGGTATGCGGATCTTGAAAAGTCGATAAAGGAAGGAAAAGAGGTAGAACCATTTGAATACAATATAACCTGTAAAGATGGTAAAGTGAGGGTAATGGATATTTCCGGAACCTGGATGGGTGATAAATTTGTAACAATATTTAACGACGTCACCGAGCGGGTGCATGCCGAGGCAGAACTCCAAAAACTTAATGAGAAACTTGAACAGCGTGTCAATGAGCGAACAGCCGAACTTGGAAAAAATAACAAAGAACTTGAGCGCACGGTCAAAGCTTTTACGGGACGGGAGATCCGGATGATTGAACTAAAAGGAATAATCAAAGACCTTGAAGAAAAAATAACATCCTGTGAAAAAAAGAGAGAGTAATGTCATGGATTTAATACTTCTCATTATTGCTGCTTTTCTACAAATATTGGCTGTAATATTTGCTATCAAACTTATTAAACTTACAAAGACCGCAAAAGGCTGGATATTGATCTCTATTGCCCTGGTATTAATGGCAGTAAGAAGATTTCATCATGTAATTGATCATTTACAATGGGATTTTTGGGAATATTCTTATATTGTTTTTGAACATTATCTTGCAGTTATTATTTCCATCATGATGATTCTCGGCATCTATTTCCTTTCAGATATATTCAAGGAAAAAGCAAGAATTGAACAAAAACTAAGAGAAACAGAACATTTCGAAAATGTGTTGCTAAATAGCGTCTGGACTGGTGTATGGACAGTTGATACCAATGAAAATTTCATTTACTTTAACAGAGCCATGGAGAAAATATCAGGTCTTACCATTAAACAGGTAATCGGAACAAACCTTCTCAATGACATGCCAGAACAGACAATGGAAGGTGAGGCACATTTCAGGGATTTGTTCCTGCAGGCTAAAGACTCACTTGAAGATACTCCCTATGATTCGATCCCGATAATCACCCCAAGAGGCGATCTAACTTACCAAAGCGGCGTTCTGGTACCAATACTTGATGGCAATGGTAAATATAACGGTATGATATGTACTGCAAATGATATTACCAGGCATATAAAGGACGGGGCAGCAATAAAGGAGAACGAGGAGCGGTTCAGGGAGGCGTTTGAAAACGCTCCCATCGGTATGGCCCTGGTATTGCCGGATGGACGCTGGCTGAAAGTAAATAAAGCACTGTGTGATATGCTGGGTTATACTGAATCCGAAATGCTGGCAATGGATTTTCAGACCGTTACACACCCTGATGATCTTGATGCTGACCTTGAAAAATTAAAACAGATGCTTGATGGGACAATGCTGACCTCCGAAAAAGAAAAACGGTACTTGACCAAAGACGGTGAGATTATCTGGACTGCTCATTCCATATCAATTGCCAGGGATGCAGATGGGAAAGTGTTGCATTTTATCGAGCAGATTGAAAATATCACTGATAGCAAACGGATTGAAGAAGAGCAAAAGCTTAATGAATCAAGGATGAAGGCATTACTGGAACTCAACACAATGACACAGGTTACATTCAAAGAGATCACACATTTTGTGATGGATAAGGGAGTTGAGTTAACAAAAAGTGAATACGGTTTTGTTGGATTAATGAATGAAGATGAATCAGTTTCCACCATATATGCGTGGTCTGATGGTGTTATGGATGATTGTGGGATCTCCAACAAGCCTATTGAGTACTCTATTGATAAGGCAGGCATCTGGGCTGAGGTCGTAAGGCAGCATAGACCCATTATAATTAATGATTATTCATCCCCCAATCCTGCTAAAAAGGGCATTCCTGAAGATCATGTACAACTTACTCGTTTAATTGTCATTCCTGTATTTGAGAACGACAGGGTTGTTGCAATAGCGGTTGTGGCTAACAAAGATGAAAAATATGATAATTCTGACATATACCAAATATCACTTCTTTTGAGTGGTATGTGGCAGCATATTAAAAACATGAAAGTAGTGGATGAATTAAACCAGCTCAACGATGAACTTGAAGAGCGGGTAGGGGAACGGACCGACCTGTTAAATGAAAGCAAGCAAGCCCTGTTAAATCTTGTGGATGACTTCAACAGTACTACAATCAACCTGAAATTCGCAAATGAGCGCCTGCTGGAACTGGACCGCATGAAATCCATGTTCATAGCCAGCACATCCCATGAACTACGCACACCATTAAACAGTATAATTGGCTTTTCCAGCATCCTGCTTGAAGGCTGGGAAGGTGAACTAAGCCAGGCGCAGAATGAACAAATTGATCTTATCCATACGGCAGGAAAACAACTGCTTGCCCTTATAAACGATATTATTGACATCTCAAAGATAGAGGCAGGAAAGCTGGAAACGGATATCCAGGAGTTCAGTCTCAAGGAAGTGATAGACGAAGCAGTATCCTTAGTAAAGAATGATATTGACGAAAAAGGACTGGATCTGAAGATGGAAGTCAAGGACACCATTATTGCATCAGACAGGCGAAGATTGCTTCAGTGTCTGATTAACCTATTGTCTAATGCTGTTAAATTTACAGACGAAGGTATGATTACATTACATGCAAAAACTATAAACAGTATGACAAACATATCAATTACAGACACGGGTACAGGGATAATGCCTGATGATATTAAAAAATTGTTTGCGCCATTTGTAAGGCTTGAATCATCACTTTCCGCAAAAACACAGGGAACTGGGCTTGGTCTATATCTGACAAAAAAACTCACAGAGGATGTACTGGGAGGTACAGTAGAAGTAACATCTGAGTATGGTACTGGCAGTACATTTACCATAAACATTCCAGTTAAACTGGAAATACGGGACTACGAGGGTGAATCAAAATGAAGCGTGTACTGGTAGTTGAAGATAATGAAAATAATATGAAATTACTCTGCTTAGTATTAGAAAAATTTGGGTACGAACCCATTAAAGCTTACACAGGAGAGGAAGGCGTAGAAAAGGCAATACAAGAAAGGGCCGATTTAATATTGATGGATATCCAGCTTCCGGATATCAATGGATTAGAGGCTGTAAAACGCATTCGTATGTTGGATGATATGCAGGAAATCCCAATCATTGCAATTACTTCATATGCCATGTCAGGTGACCGGGAAATGATACTTGATATGGGGTGTAACGGGTACTTTGAAAAGCCTATCAATCCCCTGACCCTAATGGAGGATATCGAGAAAATAGTAAGGTCTACAAATTTATAAACATATTAATATATATAAAAATGCCACCACAATCATTTTATATAATCTGAAATATAATTTATGATCTGAATGAGATGAAAGTTGAGGATCTGAACCAGAAGAATAACAATAACAACCTGATATTCACTTCAGATCCGGTTGAGATCAAAAAAGCTGATTTTGTATTGATCGCAGTACCTACACCTGTCACCCCTTAATACGGTTTTATCAAAATCCAGTGGTGTGAATGTTGTTTTTACATAAGGTTCTCGAAATAAAGACCAAATTGCAGTTTGAAGCAGGTTGATATCTTTCCCGCTTTTGTGCCCTTCAAAAACCGAAGATGAACGAAGATGAAGGTCATGCGTGAGAAGGGTTCACAAAACGCCGAAAAAGTCGGAAATAGGGAAAATAAGCGTGAAAAGTACAAAATATAGTGGAAAGAAACTTATACCACCAACGGAGGAACAAAAGAGCATTTTGAAATTATTTGACTGTGATTATCTAGTAGAG
This window harbors:
- a CDS encoding PAS domain S-box protein, whose translation is MKLKGFKFGKDKGLLKKHTEELELTEKYLPVIYDTLSEVIFLLAVEPDDRFRFVSVNQAFLAVTGLTMEQVVGKRIEEVLPKTAIVLVIDKYKEAINENKTVFWEQVFAYPIGELAGAVTVTPVLNAQGVCTHLVSSIHNITKRKQMDEALLKSEEKFRLLAENSIDCIWMLDKKLRFTYLSPSAERILGFKPEQLVGTRLSSHFKKKEFLKFGVLAANLIKNYKDFTHLTFETKMLNSKNDEVDIEITSRVLLNSQGKLIGLHGLTRDITERKLAEKAMQESEERFRTIVETAPSLLMITDAKGNNLYVSPNCEEITGYTQEELQGELLWWVHEDDAQRAKEIFAHTFRNGVGYKNFEYKIVKKNDGMRHVSSSWEPLKDEEGKFEGIVFQTIDITERKQAEEALQKLNEKLEQRVHDRTVELEKKNAELERMNKLFIGREIRMAELKKQIVELEKDVEAYRNAGDKTT
- a CDS encoding PAS domain S-box protein, which produces MKIKKNTLIRSYALSMGIEAATDLISEKINSAVLEEKELYTEEETAKIYGELIKEGGLIGIVAQNLVVQLERKRSEEQTLLLDNIEHQIWYLTDKETYGVVNKAHAKFLGLEKEELEERDLHDIIGVEEADICIANNREVFEKKKQSHIEEWIKNGKGETRLLSITRTPKIDDNGNVEYVICAAEDITERKKAEEKIKEADIIINKSPAVAFTWKNECGWPVKYISENVKKFLGYSSEDFLSRKISYADCIYPDDLKRVEQEVADSTEKEDIDEFVHEPYRILTKDNNVKIVKNWTFIVRDFEGKITHYKGIIEDITERRQVEEALLESEEKFRLLTENSVDCVWMLDQKLKFTYLSPSTERILGYKPEQMIGTNLSSHFKKKEFLKISALAANAIKNYKTFTHLTFETKMLNSKKDEVDIEITSRLLFNNQGKLIGFQGLTRDITERKRADEELQESEEKFRKLTEHLPVAIAVIDKNEKTEYANRKYFETIGNIYETPNLTDWFLRVYPDEEYRKYVIEKWYADLEKSIKEGKEVEPFEYNITCKDGKVRVMDISGTWMGDKFVTIFNDVTERVHAEAELQKLNEKLEQRVNERTAELGKNNKELERTVKAFTGREIRMIELKGIIKDLEEKITSCEKKRE
- a CDS encoding PAS domain S-box protein, yielding MDLILLIIAAFLQILAVIFAIKLIKLTKTAKGWILISIALVLMAVRRFHHVIDHLQWDFWEYSYIVFEHYLAVIISIMMILGIYFLSDIFKEKARIEQKLRETEHFENVLLNSVWTGVWTVDTNENFIYFNRAMEKISGLTIKQVIGTNLLNDMPEQTMEGEAHFRDLFLQAKDSLEDTPYDSIPIITPRGDLTYQSGVLVPILDGNGKYNGMICTANDITRHIKDGAAIKENEERFREAFENAPIGMALVLPDGRWLKVNKALCDMLGYTESEMLAMDFQTVTHPDDLDADLEKLKQMLDGTMLTSEKEKRYLTKDGEIIWTAHSISIARDADGKVLHFIEQIENITDSKRIEEEQKLNESRMKALLELNTMTQVTFKEITHFVMDKGVELTKSEYGFVGLMNEDESVSTIYAWSDGVMDDCGISNKPIEYSIDKAGIWAEVVRQHRPIIINDYSSPNPAKKGIPEDHVQLTRLIVIPVFENDRVVAIAVVANKDEKYDNSDIYQISLLLSGMWQHIKNMKVVDELNQLNDELEERVGERTDLLNESKQALLNLVDDFNSTTINLKFANERLLELDRMKSMFIASTSHELRTPLNSIIGFSSILLEGWEGELSQAQNEQIDLIHTAGKQLLALINDIIDISKIEAGKLETDIQEFSLKEVIDEAVSLVKNDIDEKGLDLKMEVKDTIIASDRRRLLQCLINLLSNAVKFTDEGMITLHAKTINSMTNISITDTGTGIMPDDIKKLFAPFVRLESSLSAKTQGTGLGLYLTKKLTEDVLGGTVEVTSEYGTGSTFTINIPVKLEIRDYEGESK
- a CDS encoding response regulator, giving the protein MKRVLVVEDNENNMKLLCLVLEKFGYEPIKAYTGEEGVEKAIQERADLILMDIQLPDINGLEAVKRIRMLDDMQEIPIIAITSYAMSGDREMILDMGCNGYFEKPINPLTLMEDIEKIVRSTNL